The sequence CGGCCACGCAGGAGATTGCCGCCAACACCAATCAGGCCGCCAGCGGCACCGGCATGGTGAGCGAGAACATCGTCGGTGTCGGCCGCGCGGCCGAAATGACCGGCGCGGCTTCCGCCCAGTTGACCTCGCTTTCCGGTTCGCTGGCGCATCAGGCCAGCGACCTGAAGCAGCAAGTGGGTGAGCTGGTGCGCAGCCTGCGGGCGGCCTGACCGTCCATCGGCTCCCAGCCCCGCCGCGCGCCGCTTCCCCCAGCGGCGCGCGGTTTGCTTTTCGGGAGGCCGCCCGGCCGCCCCGGCGCCGGGGGTTGACATCCCCGGCCGCATCCCCGACTTCGACGGCTCTCCCGCGCGGCCGTGCCCCCACGTGCCGCGCCCCGTCAGCCGCGCCGTGGTGCCGATGAAACTCGTTCTGTTCGATTGCGACGGCACGCTGGTGGACAGCCAGCACGTCATCGTCGCCGCCATGGGCCGCGCCTTCACCCGCGCGGAACTCGCCATGCCCTCGCGCGAGGCGGTTCTCGGCATTGTCGGGCTGTCGCTGGTGGAAGCGATGCAGCGGCTGGGCGAGGACGATCCGCGCTTTCCCGCCGAGCGGCTGGCCGAACTCTACCGCGAGGCGTTCCGCGAATTGCGCACCGAGCCGGATTTCAGCGAGCCGATGTTCCCGGGCATGCGCGCGCTGATCGACCGGCTCGCCGCCCGCGACGACCTGCTGCTCGGCATCGCCACCGGCAAGTCGCAGCGCGGCGTGGCGGCGGTGCTGGCCCATCACGGGCTGGAAGGGCGCTTCGTCACCATCCAGACGGCCGACGACGCCCCCTCCAAGCCGCACCCGGCCATGGTGCTGCAGGCGATGGCGGCCACCGGCGCGGAGCCGATGGACACGGTGCTGATCGGCGACACCAGCTTCGACATGGTGATGGCCCGTGCTGCCGGCGCCCGCGCCATCGGCGTGAGCTGGGGCTATCACGCGCCTGATCTGCTGACCCAGTCGGGCGCCGAGCGTCTGGCGACGGATGCGGACGAGCTGCAACGGGCAATCGACGAACTCTGGGAGACGGTGGCGTGAGCGAAGGGATTCCCGAGGCGCCGCCAGCGCCGGCCCGGCCGGGCTTTGCCGAGCGCAAGCCGCTGCCCAAGCGGTTCTACCGCGAGGCCGGTGCCGCGGCGACGGAGGGCGTCCTGTTCCGCGTGGAGCTGGACGGTCGCCCCGTGCGCACGCCGGGGCGCCACCTCGTCGCGGTGCCGAGCCTGGCGCTGGCGCAGGCTCTGGCGGAGGAGTGGCAGGCGCAGGGCGAATTCATCGACCCCATGACCATGCCGATGACACGGCTGGTCAATTCCGCTCTAGACGGCGTCGCGCCCAACATGGCCGAGGTCGGCGACGAGATCGTACGCTACGCCGGCAGCGATCTGCTGTGCTATCGCACCGACACTCCGGCGCAGCTGGTGGCACTGCACGTGGAACTGTGGGACCCGGTGCTGGCCTGGGCACGCGAGCGCTTCGGCGCCATTTTCATGCTGAGCGAGGGCGTCGTCCATGTCGCCCAGCCGCCGCGCACGCTGGAACTCATCGCCGGCGCGCTGCCGGACGATCCGCTGCGGCTCGCCGCGCTCAATCTGATGACGACGCTGAGCGGCTCGGCGCTGCTGGCGCTGGCGGTGGCGCATCGCCATCTCGATGCGGAGATGGCGTGGCGCGCCGCCCATGCGGATGAAGAGGTGCAGGAGCAGCTCTGGGGCACCGATGCCGAGGCTCTGGACCGCCGCGCCCGGCGTCGGCGCGACTTCGACGCCGCCGCGCGGGTTTATGCCCTGCTCTAACTCTTTGATTATACGCAATTCCTGTCGCAGAACCGCGATACACTTCTGCGGGAATTGCTCTAGCAGGGTCGCAGCAGGTTCAGCGTCGCCAGCGCGATCATGCGCTCCTCATCCGTGGGGATGACCAGCACATGCGGGCCGGGGCCGTCGGCGTCGATCCAGGTGGCGTTGGCTTCATTGGCGGCCGCGTCCAGCGCCACGCCGAGCAGGCCCAGCCGGGCGCAGATGCGGGCACGGATTTCGGCTGAGCGCTCGCCGATGCCGGCGGTGAACACCAGCGCGTCGAGCCCGCCCAGCGTGACCGCGAGCCGCGCCACCGCCTGCGCGACATGCAGGGCGAAATACTCCACCGCCAGCGCGGCGGCGGGCGCCTCGCTCGCCAGCAATTCGCGCATGTCGCTGGAGAGGCCGGACAGGCCCTTCAGCCCGCTGTCGTGATAGAGCATGTGGCCGACCTCGGCCGCGCTCATGCCCTTCTGTTCGATGAGATGCAGCACCACGCCGGGGTCGAGCGCGCCGCAGCGCGTGCCCATGGGCAGGCCGTCCAGCGCGGTGAAGCTCATCGTCGCGTCCTGGCTCGCGCCGTCCTTCAGCCCGCAGGCCGAGGCGCCGGAGCCGAGATGGCAGATGACGACGCGCCCGCGCGCCAGTTCCGGCGCCAGTTCGCGCAGCGCGCCGGAGACATATTCATAGGACAGGCCGTGGAAGCCGTAGCGCCGCACGCCGTCGCGGTAGAGCGCGTCGGGCAGGGCGAAGCGGTCGCAGATTTCCGGGTGGCTGCGGTGGAAGGCGGTGTCGAAGCAGGCGACCTGCGGCAGGTCCGGCCGGCGCGCGCGGATGGTGCGGATCGGGTCGAGATTGGTCAGCTGGTGCAGCGGGGCGAGCGGGATGAAGCTCTCCAGCGTGCGCAGCACCTCGTCATTCACGCGTTCGGGGTGGGTGTAGTGCGGCCCGCCATGCACGACGCGGTGGCCGACGCCGATCAGATCGAAGCCGTCGAGATGCGGCAGCACCCAGTCGCTGATGGCGTGCTGGGCTTCCGGCGCCTTGGCGATCTCC comes from Ancylobacter polymorphus and encodes:
- a CDS encoding acetate/propionate family kinase gives rise to the protein MNEAIFVVNAGSSSIKFKLYRVAGRDVALVLGGALDGIGTRPRLLAKDEAGTVLVDRTFTPEEIAKAPEAQHAISDWVLPHLDGFDLIGVGHRVVHGGPHYTHPERVNDEVLRTLESFIPLAPLHQLTNLDPIRTIRARRPDLPQVACFDTAFHRSHPEICDRFALPDALYRDGVRRYGFHGLSYEYVSGALRELAPELARGRVVICHLGSGASACGLKDGASQDATMSFTALDGLPMGTRCGALDPGVVLHLIEQKGMSAAEVGHMLYHDSGLKGLSGLSSDMRELLASEAPAAALAVEYFALHVAQAVARLAVTLGGLDALVFTAGIGERSAEIRARICARLGLLGVALDAAANEANATWIDADGPGPHVLVIPTDEERMIALATLNLLRPC
- a CDS encoding ATP12 family chaperone protein — its product is MSEGIPEAPPAPARPGFAERKPLPKRFYREAGAAATEGVLFRVELDGRPVRTPGRHLVAVPSLALAQALAEEWQAQGEFIDPMTMPMTRLVNSALDGVAPNMAEVGDEIVRYAGSDLLCYRTDTPAQLVALHVELWDPVLAWARERFGAIFMLSEGVVHVAQPPRTLELIAGALPDDPLRLAALNLMTTLSGSALLALAVAHRHLDAEMAWRAAHADEEVQEQLWGTDAEALDRRARRRRDFDAAARVYALL
- a CDS encoding HAD-IA family hydrolase, with the translated sequence MKLVLFDCDGTLVDSQHVIVAAMGRAFTRAELAMPSREAVLGIVGLSLVEAMQRLGEDDPRFPAERLAELYREAFRELRTEPDFSEPMFPGMRALIDRLAARDDLLLGIATGKSQRGVAAVLAHHGLEGRFVTIQTADDAPSKPHPAMVLQAMAATGAEPMDTVLIGDTSFDMVMARAAGARAIGVSWGYHAPDLLTQSGAERLATDADELQRAIDELWETVA